The Streptomyces sp. A2-16 sequence GTCCTGGCCGCCCGGCCGCTGCCACGTCCCCCGACCGGCCGCCGTCCCAGCCGCCCCGCCGCCCTGCGCCGTCCCTGCTGTTACTCCGTCGCCGCTCTGCCCGTGAGTGCGGTCAGGCTGCTGCGGACGTGGTCCATCTGGGCCTGGACCTCGTCCCAGCGTTCGCCGTGCTCGCGCAGCACCCGTTCCGTGTCCCGGGCGATCCGTTCCGCACGGGCCCGGGCCTGGGCCAGGATCTCCGCCGCACGCGCGTGTGCGTCCTCCTCGCCCTGTTCCACCGATGCCTCGGCCTCGGCGAACCCCCGCTTCGCCTCCGACAGCGCCGCCTCCGCGCGCGCGACCCGCTCGGCGCCCCACACGTCCGCCTCGGCCGCCCGCTTCTCCTCGGCCCGCTCGACCTCGGCCCACCGTGCCTCATGTTCCTTGGCCTGCTCGGCGAGCATCCCGATGGTGCGCTGGCGTACGTCACGCAACGCGGCGAGCGCCTCCCCGCGCCCCTCCTTCACCTCACGCCGGGCGGCGACACGGATCTCGTCGGCCTCGGCGCGCGCGGCGAGCAGACGCTGACGGGCGCGTTCGTCCGCCTCGGCGCGCACGGTGTCGGCATGCGCCTGCGCGGCATCCCGTACGCCGTCGGCGTGCGCCCGCGCTTCGTCCACCAGGTGTTGTGCCTCCTGCCGCGCCCCCTCCCGGACGGCCTCGGACTCCTCCTGGGCCAGGGCGAAGAGCCGCCGGGCCCCTTCGCCGAGGCTCTCGTACGACTGCGGGGCCAGTGCCGCCACGACCTCCCGCAGACCGACCGCCTCGGCCTCCATCTCCCTGGCGAGCACGGTGAGCCGGGCGGCCCGTTCCCAGGCGGCGTCACGGTCCCGGGACAGGGCGGCGGCGAACGCGTCGACCTGTTCGGGGCGGTAGCCGCGCCCCCGTACGGCCACGAACCCCTGGGGCGACACCGGTGCGCTGCTCATCCTGGAACCCCTCTCCGCCGAACGACACAAACGGACGCGAAATGATGATTTCGCGCACATCTTGATGTATCGGACGGAAATGTTCATAACGCGACACTCCGCGCACAGGTCACGGGCGTCACGGATCGCCGCGTCGGCGGGTGCACACGAAAAGGGGCCGGACCCGGTCCAGTGCGACCGGGTCCGGCCCTCCACGCGCGCGTGGATCAGCGGCGGCGGGGCGTCACAGCAGCCCGTCCCACATCTGCTCCAGCAGCACCGACCACCAGCTCTCCGGCGAACCCAGCGCCGCCGGATCGAGCGAGGCCAGCTGGGCCTGGAAGTCGACGGTCCAACGGCCCGCCTGCTCCTGGTTCAGGCCGAAGCGCAGCCGCCACATCCGGCCGAGCAGTGCCAGGCAGCGCTGGAACTCGGGCAGGCCCGTGTTCACGAACTGCGGCGGTACGGGCGCACCGCCCGGCCCCGCCTCCACGGGCACGGCGACGATGTTCGCCGTGCCGTACTGCACGCAGATCGCCTTGCCGAAGTCGCTGCCCATGACGAGGTACGAGCCCGCGTCGGAGGCCGGCTGCACCCCGCGCTCGGCCGCCAGTTCCGCCAGCGTCGGCACCGGCCGCCCCGGCTGGGCCTGCGCCCAGAAGAACGGGCCCATGTCCAACGGCAGCCCCGCGACGACCAGTGAGTGCGCGACGACCGGCGGCACGCCCTGGCGGTCCACCGCGACCTGCTCGAACCGGAAGATCCCGGGACCGAAAGCCCCCGCCAGCTCCTGCGCCACGCCCTCCGGCGGGATCGGCGGCGCGGCCTGGACGGGCGGCAGCGGCGCGCGCACCGGTGCGGGGCGGGCAGGGCCGTCCGCCACCTGGTGCAACTCGCCCTGGTGAGCCAGCAGTTGCTGCATGCCCTGCTGCCGGCTCGCGTGATCCGTGCCGTACGGTGCGATGCTCGCGATCCGCGCCTGCGGCCACTGCTCACGGATCATCCGCGCGCAGTACGCCCCCGGCAGCTCGCACGACTCCAACTCGGTGTGCAGCTCCAGTACTTGGTCCGGGGGCACGTTCATGCCGCGCAGCTCGTGGAAGATCTGCCACTCCGGGTGCGGAGTCCCCGGCGCCGACCGCCGGATCAACTGCTGCTCCGACCCGTCCTGCGCCCGGTAACGAAGCACGGCCTGGTACCCGGGACCGACGGTGGGCTGCGACTGCTGGGGGTAGCCGTAGGCCGGGGGCGGGGTGGGAGCGGTGTGGCCGGGACCGGGGTGTCCCGGCATCGGCTGCCCCGACGGCGGCTGTCCCGGTACGGGGTGCCCGGGCGCGGGATGGCCGGACGCGGGATGGCCCGGCGCAGGATGGCCCGGCGCAGGGTGGCCCGGTGCGGGGTTGCCCGGTGCGGGGTTGCCCGGCGGAGGTACCGGGCCCGGCGACGGTACGGCGCCGGGAGGCGGGGGCGGCATCGTGCCGGGCGGGATCGGCTGCGGAGCGCCGGGGGCACCGGCGCCGACTGACCCACCGGGGGCGCCGGGGGCTTGCGGCGGCGGAGGCATGCCGGGGCCGCCCACCGGGGGCGACGACAACACGGTTTCCGCGTGATGCACGGCTCCGGGCGCATTCCGGGGAACCCCGGGCGCACCGGGCGGCTGCGGCGCACCAGGCATACCGGGGGCGCCAGGAGCCCCCGGAGCTCCCGGGAACTGCGGAGCACCGTGTCCACCGGAAGGCTGCGGCGGTGCACCCGGGAACGGCGATGCACCCTGACTGCCGGAAGACTGCGACCCGGCAACACCTCCCGGCGCTCCGGAAGCACCGGCCGACTGCGGAGCACCGGCCCCACCCGGGCTCCCAGGAGCACCCGGGAACCCCGGACCAACTGGCCCACCCGGCATCCCCGGCGCGCCCGGCGGAGGCGGAGTCGGTGCGCCGGGAACCGGCGGACCCGGAGGCTGTGGTGCCCCCGAGCCCGAGGGGCCCTCGACACCCGGCGCCGACACGAACTGGGTGGGCACGTAGCCGCCCCCCGGCGCGCCAGGCGCGGGCGGCGGAGTCGCACCACTCGGCTGCGCACCGGGCACGCCGGGAGCCCCCGGCGGAGGCGGCGGTGCCGACCCTCCGGCCGGCCCCCGCGACGGAGGCGCCAGCTTGCTGGTGGCGACATCAGCGATGTCCCCGGCACTCGGCGCGGGCCCCGGAGCCGCGGGCACACCGGCCCCGGGCCGGCCGGCGGGCCCCTGCGGATACCCGTACGCAGACGCACCCGGCGCAGGCGGAGCCGAAGGAGCCGCGGCACCCGGGGCCTGCGGATAGCCGTACGAAACCTGACCGGGCGCAGGCGGAGCCGGAGGCGTGGCCCCAGCCCCAGCCCCAGCCCCAGCCCCAGGAGCCTGCGGATACCCGTACGCCGACCCACCCGCCGACGCATCCCCCGCCGTCTCCGACAAGCCCGAGACCTCCGTGACCTCCGAGCCCTCAGACACCTCCGACAACTCGGAAACCTCAGCGATCTCCGAAGCCGACGAAGCCGACGAAGCCGCAGAACCCTCCTCCTCGCCCCCACCGGCATCGTTCACCGGCGGAGCCGAGAACACTGTGTCCGGCAACGCCACGGAGAGGTCCTCGCCCCCGTTGGTGTCGGTCCCCGTCCACGGCCTCGCCCCGGCAGGCACCTCCGACGCCCCCGACGCGGCACCCGAACCCGAACCCGCTTCGGCACCGGCACCTGCACCGGCCCCCGACCCTCCGTGCCCACCGATCCCCAACTTGTCCGCCGCGTCCTGCAACCACTCCGGAGGCGTCAGCAGGAACGACGTCTGGTTCAGATCGACCCGGGACGCCGCGGACGCGCCCCCCGCGCCCCCGTCGACAGCCTCGTCCTCGCGCCCGTACTCCTCCTCGTACCGGCGAATCACCTCACCCACCGGCAGCGAGGGCCACAGCGTGGCCTCCCCGCTGTCCCTGGCGATCACCAGCCGCTGCGCTCCCCCGTCCGAACGCGGTCCCTCCGCACGGTCCTCGGCCCACACCACGAATCCGAGGCCGAACTCCCGTACCCGCACCTCACGATGCTGGTACGACGGAACGTCCCCGTTGATCCACTCCTCCGCGCGCTCCTGCGCCTGCGCGAACGTCACCATCGGTCAGTTCACTCCCCAGCCACCGCAACGGACCGCGCGAACCCGCCGTCCACCATCAGGTTCGCCACCGTCTCCAACTCCGGTGGATTACCGGCCAGTCGGGACAGGAACACGTCGAAGTCCGCACCGCAGGGCAGCAGCAGGCGTTCCACCCGCTCGGCGGGCGGCAACGCCGGATCGACGTCGCGCGCGTCGTCGTACGCGCAGAACCACACCGAACCGATCCCCCCGCCCTTCACCTTCACGGCCAGCAGACCGCCCTGGACGAAGCCGACGCCGAGATAGTCCTTGGTCAGATGGTCCCGCAGGCACTTGTTGACGTAGACGAGGTCGTTGACCGCGGCCTCGTCCCGCACCGTGAAGAACGGCTGGTCGACCAGGAGCCCGAGCTCCGCGTCCAGCGCGGCCCCCACCGGCGCCGACCCGCCCGCCGCCTTCAGGAAGGACCGGTACGCGCCCGGCAGCCGGTACCCGAGGTCCTCCTCGACCCCCTGCACCTGCGACTCCGTCACCGCGACCGCGGACTTCGGCAGACCGAAGTGCGCCGGACGCGTCTCCTGCAACGGCCGCGTCCCCCGCTTGTTCTGGTCGACACGTGTCGTCGCGATCCCGCCGTGATGCCGCAGCAGCGCCTTCACCTCGACCGGGATCAGCTCGAGCCGCCGCGAGTTCACCACGTGGTGCCACGTCCAGCCGTGCGGCGTCGCCACCGCCGGCACCGTGTCCCACAGCTCGTGCCCGGTCGCCGCGAGCGCCGCGTTCGCCGACACGTAGTCCGTCAGCCGCAACTCGTCGACCCCGAACCCCTCCGGCGGCTCGGCGATCTCCGCGGCGGCCCGCGCGTAGGGCGAGAAGTCGGGGTAGCCACGCTCGTCCACCCGCACCCCCCTGGGATGACGCGCGGCCCGGACCGGATCCGGGAAATGCACGACCTGCCCGGCATAGGCCGCGTTCGGCGGCGCGGCTTGTTGCCCGAGCCGACCTGTCGTCATGGCGAAAGCCCCCTGCGGCGCTCTGGTACGACCCGCGGCGACCCCTTCGGCAAAGCAGGGCCGTCACGCGCCGTATCGACTGTCTCGTCCGTCTCCACGCGTCAACCGCGCGCATCGCGGCGACCACTTGGATCGCGGTGCCGACAGCCTATGCGGTACGACGACACCGGTCACCGGGCACCGGCCAGCCCCCCTCCGCTTCCGTGACCAGCCGTCACCCCGCCGTGACAGCCCGCCCAAACCCGGGCGTGTCGCACCGCCCCAGCTTCCGCACCAGCCACGCCATTTGGCAGTCTGTGACCTCCGGGGGGATGCTCGGGAGGGGATGACGATCATGAACACGACGCAGACGGGACCGCACACAGGGCCGCACACGGGCAGGACGACCGGCACGAACACCAGCCCGCACGCCGGCGCCAACGGCGATCCCCGCATCGGCTGGAGCAGTGCCGAAAGACCCCACGCGCCCGCCCTCCGCCACCGCCGCGACGGCATACTGCCCACCGTCGCCGCCGCCCTCTCCGTCCGCGGCGCCACCCTCACCTCCACCGCCGCCCGCGGCGACCAGGCCCCGCCCCTGCACCCACTCGTCCAGGACTTCCTCGACACCCTCGGCAGCGACCGGCGCGACCGCTTCACCGGCCGCTGCGCCGAGACCATGCTCATATCCCGGCACATCGCCGCGGCCGACGAGGCCCGCAGCAAGCGGGCCGCCCGCAAGCCGATGACCAACGGCGAGGCGCGCCGCGCCCTGAAGCAGGCCAAACTCACCGCCCGCCGCATCCGCGAGGACGGCGACCCGCTGCACGGCAGCTTCGCCGCACCCTGCCGCGCCTGCACCGCCCTGAGCGCCCACTTCGGCGTACGCATCGTCGACCCGACGGCGAACGGCGGCTGACTCCCCCACCACCCCCAGCACCCCCGCACCCCACCGCCCGAACGACCCGCACGACCCGAACGACGGCGCCCCACGCACCTCGGCGCCCACCCATGACCTCGACGAACGCGAAGGGCAGATGCACCCCGACCGCACCAACAGCACCCGCTTCCCCGTCCCTGTCGACGCCGTCCTGCGCGCCGCCGGCTGGCAGCCCGGACGCTGGGACATAAAGCAGGCCGAGATCTGGGCCGACGCGCTGCGCGAACACACCTCACCCGCCGGACACCGGCACGCGGTGTTCCCGGCCGCCGTCGAGGCCTGGGCCGAGTTCGGCGGACTGCATCTGACCCCCACCGGCCCCGGCCGCCAGGTCGCCCCCGCCCACCTCCACCTCAACCCGCTGCACGGCCTCCACATGGCCCGCACCCTCGCCGACCTCGGCCGCGCCCTCGACACCGAGGTCTGCCCCCTCGGCGCCGAGACCGACACCCAGGCGCTCCTCGCCATCGACACCGACGGCCGCGTCTACGCCCTCGACCACACCGGCGACTGGTACCTCGGCCCCGACATCGACCAGGCCCTCGCCGGCCTCGTCTCCGGCATCGAACCGGCCCGCCTCACCGCGGGCTGACCCCTGCGGCTCCCCGCCGCCCTACACCGCCGGAATGACCGCCGACACCCGAAAGCCCCCCGCCTCCGTCGGCCCCGACACGAACACCCCGCCCAGCGCGGAGACCCGTTCCTTCATCCCCACCAGGCCGTTGCCCCCCGACGGCAGCCGCGCCGACGTGAGGGCGGACACCTCCGGCGGCGGTTCGTTCTCCACCTGCATCGCGATCTCCGACACCCGGTGCGCGAGCCGTACGTGTGTCTTCGCACCCGCCGCGTGCTTGTGGACGTTGGTCAACGCCTCCTGCACCACCCGGAACGCCGTCTGCTCGATCTGCGCGGCATACGACCGCACGTCGCCCTCCACCGACAGGTCCACGGCCATCCCCGCCTCGGCCGACTGCCCGATCAGCGTCTCCAGATCGTCCAGGCAGGGCCCCTCGGCCTCGTCCGCCACCCGCGAGGCGGCCGCGGCCGCCGCCACCCCGACCGCGACGAGCGGGACCGGCGTCCGCTGCTGCCGCCCGAGACCGTCCCCGCTGCGCAGCACTCCGAGCATCTCCCGCAGTTCGGTGAGGGCCTGCCGCCCCATGTCCCCCACCAGGGCCGCGTTCTTCACGGCCTTCTCGGGGTCCTTGCGGGCCACGGCCTGAAGCGCGGCCGCGTGCACCACCATCAGGCTCACCCGGTGCGCCACCACGTCGTGCATCTCGCGGGCGATCCGGGTCCGCTCCTCGCCGCGCGCCCACTCCGCCCGCTCCTCGGCCCGCTCGGCGAGCAGCTGCAGCTCCCGCTCGAGGTCGTCGGCCCGCTCCCGCAGGCTCTCCATGAGCCGGCGCCGGGCCCCCACGTACAGCCCCAGCAGCAGGGGCGGCGCGGTCATCCCGATCGCGGTCGTGATCGACGCGAAGGGGACGAACCAGTCCCCCAGGTCCAGTTCGCCGTGCGCCATGTCCTGCCGCACCCGCACGAACATCACGATCAGCATCCCGACCAGCGACATCCCCGCCAGCGAGCCGATGATCCGGCGCGGCAGCTCGGACGCGGCGAGCGTGTACAGGCCGACGATGCCCATGAGATAGCCCATCTGGGCCGGTGTGATGGCGATCGAGACCAGCACGACGGCGATCGGCCACTTGCGGCGGACGACCAGCACGGACCCCGCGAGCACTCCGAACACGATCCCCGCGGCCATCGGGATCCCCGCGTCCTCGGCGAACCGGACCCCCTCGAACGCGCACTCCACCGCGGACGCCGACGCCAGGCCCACGTCCAGTACCGCACTGCGCCACCGTGACCACCACCACGGCCCCGTCTGAGCCGCGGTGGTGTCTTCCCCCGTCGTGGTCATGCCTCCAGCCTACGTTCGGCGGTGCGAGGTTTTCCGGTGCATTTCGACGACTGGCCTACACCACCCTGAGTGACCGATCGACCACGAAACCGCCCGATATCCCTCGAACTGCTGAATCGCTCACTGTTCGATGCCGGAACATCGCATTCCGCCCGGACGGTACGCCCATGACACATCTGCGGAGCGGATACGCCGACCTCGAGCGTCAGCGTCGTCGATCTGTACCGTCGCATGGAGGGCGCCCGGTACGGCATAGTAGGAGCCGCCACTCGGCGACCTGACTGATTGTCCGGTTCAGTCGAATTCATTCCCCCGTGGTGTAATTGGCAGCACTGTGGCTTTTGGTGCCATCTGTCCGGGTTCGAGTCCTGGCGGGGGAGCCACACCCTGTTCGGGCCCTGACAGCACTGTCCGGGCCCACTCTCATGTCCCCCACGAAACGCCCCGGTATCCTGCGGATGTCACCCCACCCCCTCCACAGCCGAAGGGCATCCCGTGAGCGCCATTCGCCCGGCAGCCGTCGTCGTTCTCGCAGCGGGTGAGGGCACCCGTATGAAGTCGGCCACACCCAAGGTCCTGCATGAGATCTGTGGCCGCACCCTGGTGGGGCATGTGCTCGCCGCCGCCCGCGAGTTGGACCCCGAGAACCTCGTCGTGGTCGTGGGGCACGCGCGCGAGAAGGTCACCGCGCACCTCGCCGGCACCGACACCGACGTACGAACCGCCGTGCAGGCGCAGCAGAACGGCACCGGGCACGCCGTGCGGATGGCGCTGGAGGAGCTCGGCGGGCGCGTCGACGGAACCGTCGTGGTGGTGTGCGGGGACACTCCGCTGCTGACCGGCGAGACGCTCAACTCCCTTGCCGCCACGCACTCCGAGGACGGCAACGCGGTCACCGTGCTGACCGCGCAGGTGCCGGACGCGACGGGGTACGGGCGGATCGTGCGGGACGAGGTCTCCGGTGCCGTGACCGGCATCGTCGAGCACAAGGACGCCTCCGAGGCGCAGCGGGCCATCCGGGAGATCAACTCGGGGGTGTTCGCCTTCGACGGGCAGTTGCTCGCGGACGCGCTGGGCAAGGTGCGGACCGACAACTCGCAGGGCGAGGAGTACCTCACCGATGTGCTCGGGATCCTCCGTGAGGCCGGGCACCGCGTGGGCGCCTGTGTCGCCGCCGACCACCGCGAGATCGCCGGGATCAACAACCGTGTGCAGCTGTCCGAGGCGCGGCGGATCCTGAACGACCGGCTGCTGACCGCCGCCATGCTCTCCGGTGTGACCGTCGTCGACCCGGCGACGACCTGGGTCGACGTGACCGTCACCTTCGGCCAGGACGCCGTCGTGCACCCGGGGACGCAGCTGCAGGGCGCGACGCATGTCGGTGAGGGCGCCGAGGTGGGCCCCAACAGCCGTCTGCGGGACACGGTCGTCGACGCCGGCGCCCGGGTCGACAACACCGTGTCCGACCGCGCCCACATCGGCGCCGGTGCGACGGTCGGCCCGTTCGCCTATCTGCGTCCCGGCACCCGGTTGGGTGCGAAGGGCAAGATCGGGACGTACGTGGAGACGAAGAACGCCTCCATCGGGGAGGGGACGAAGGTTCCGCATCTCTCCTATGTGGGGGACGCGACGATCGGTGAGTACACCAACATCGGCGCCGCGAGCGTGTTCGTGAACTACGACGGCCAGGACAAGCACCACACGACCGTGGGGTCGCATTGCCGCACGGGTTCGGACAACATGTTTGTGGCGCCTGTCACGGTCGGGGACGGTGCGTACACCGCCGCAGGGTCGGTGATCACGAAGGATGTGCCGCCCGGTTCGCTGGCCGTGGCCCGTGGCCAGCAGCGGAATATCGAGGGCTGGGTGGCCCGGAAGCGTCCGGGGAGCGCGGCGGCGAAGGCAGCCGAGGCGGCTTCCCGGGAGGGCGCGAGCGAGGACTGACCGGAAACACGTGCGCCGAAGTCGTCGTACCGTGATAAGTGCACACCCGCACCCCACCAGCTGAGACGGCCCGTCGCGCCCAGCGGCGCGGTCTGTCGGCATCAAGCTGTGACACCTCTGAGGAGACAGTGCTGTGACCGGGATCAAGACGACCGGCGAGAAGAAGATGATGTTCTTCTCCGGCCGCGCCCACCCCGAGCTTGCCGAGGAGGTCGCCCAGCAGTTGGGTGTCGGGGTCGTCCCGACGAAGGCCTTCGACTTCGCCAACGGTGAGATCTACGTCCGTTACCAGGAGTCGGCGCGAGGTGCGGACTGCTTCGTGATCCAGAGCCACACGGCTCCGATCAACCAGTGGATCATGGAGCAGCTCATCATGATCGACGCGCTGAAGAGGGCTTCGGCGCGCTCCATCACGGTGATCGTGCCGTTCTACGGTTATGCGCGGCAGGACAAGAAGCACCGTGGCCGTGAACCGATCTCGGCGCGGCTGATCGCGGACCTGATGAAGACGGCGGGTGCGGACCGCATCCTGACCGTGGATCTGCACACGGACCAGATCCAGGGCTTCTTCGACGGGCCGGTCGACCACCTGTTCGCCCTTCCGCTGCTGGCGGACTACGTGGGCAGGAAGGTGGACCGGAACAAGCTGACCGTCGTCTCCCCGGACGCGGGCCGGGTGCGGGTCGCGGACCGCTGGTGCGACCGCTTGGGCGCGCCGCTCGCGATCGTGCACAAGCGGCGTGACAAGGACGTGGCGAACCAGGTGACCGTCCACGAGGTCGTGGGTGAGGTCAAGGGTCGTGTGTGCGTCCTGGTGGACGACATGATCGACACGGGTGGCACCATCTGCGCGGCCGCGGACGCGCTGTTCGCGCACGGCGCGGAGGACGTCATCGTCACCGCGACGCACGGCGTGCTCTCGGGTCCGGCCGCGGACCGGCTGAAGAACTCCCGGGTGAGCGAGTTCGTGTTCACGAACACGCTGCCGACCCCGGGTGAGCTGGGCCGGGACCTGGACAAGCTGACGGTCCTGTCGATCGCGCCGACGATCGCGAGCGCGGTGCGTGAGGTGTTCGAGGACGGGTCCGTGACCAGCCTCTTCGACGAGCAGTAAGCCGAAAAACGCTTCTGCATGATCGATTTTTCTGTGGCCTCCCTGGCTGAGTAGACTGTCCAAGTTGCTCGGCGAGGGAGGCCGTATC is a genomic window containing:
- a CDS encoding DivIVA domain-containing protein; translated protein: MSSAPVSPQGFVAVRGRGYRPEQVDAFAAALSRDRDAAWERAARLTVLAREMEAEAVGLREVVAALAPQSYESLGEGARRLFALAQEESEAVREGARQEAQHLVDEARAHADGVRDAAQAHADTVRAEADERARQRLLAARAEADEIRVAARREVKEGRGEALAALRDVRQRTIGMLAEQAKEHEARWAEVERAEEKRAAEADVWGAERVARAEAALSEAKRGFAEAEASVEQGEEDAHARAAEILAQARARAERIARDTERVLREHGERWDEVQAQMDHVRSSLTALTGRAATE
- a CDS encoding SUKH-4 family immunity protein, which encodes MVTFAQAQERAEEWINGDVPSYQHREVRVREFGLGFVVWAEDRAEGPRSDGGAQRLVIARDSGEATLWPSLPVGEVIRRYEEEYGREDEAVDGGAGGASAASRVDLNQTSFLLTPPEWLQDAADKLGIGGHGGSGAGAGAGAEAGSGSGAASGASEVPAGARPWTGTDTNGGEDLSVALPDTVFSAPPVNDAGGGEEEGSAASSASSASEIAEVSELSEVSEGSEVTEVSGLSETAGDASAGGSAYGYPQAPGAGAGAGAGATPPAPPAPGQVSYGYPQAPGAAAPSAPPAPGASAYGYPQGPAGRPGAGVPAAPGPAPSAGDIADVATSKLAPPSRGPAGGSAPPPPPGAPGVPGAQPSGATPPPAPGAPGGGYVPTQFVSAPGVEGPSGSGAPQPPGPPVPGAPTPPPPGAPGMPGGPVGPGFPGAPGSPGGAGAPQSAGASGAPGGVAGSQSSGSQGASPFPGAPPQPSGGHGAPQFPGAPGAPGAPGMPGAPQPPGAPGVPRNAPGAVHHAETVLSSPPVGGPGMPPPPQAPGAPGGSVGAGAPGAPQPIPPGTMPPPPPGAVPSPGPVPPPGNPAPGNPAPGHPAPGHPAPGHPASGHPAPGHPVPGQPPSGQPMPGHPGPGHTAPTPPPAYGYPQQSQPTVGPGYQAVLRYRAQDGSEQQLIRRSAPGTPHPEWQIFHELRGMNVPPDQVLELHTELESCELPGAYCARMIREQWPQARIASIAPYGTDHASRQQGMQQLLAHQGELHQVADGPARPAPVRAPLPPVQAAPPIPPEGVAQELAGAFGPGIFRFEQVAVDRQGVPPVVAHSLVVAGLPLDMGPFFWAQAQPGRPVPTLAELAAERGVQPASDAGSYLVMGSDFGKAICVQYGTANIVAVPVEAGPGGAPVPPQFVNTGLPEFQRCLALLGRMWRLRFGLNQEQAGRWTVDFQAQLASLDPAALGSPESWWSVLLEQMWDGLL
- a CDS encoding SMI1/KNR4 family protein, translated to MTTGRLGQQAAPPNAAYAGQVVHFPDPVRAARHPRGVRVDERGYPDFSPYARAAAEIAEPPEGFGVDELRLTDYVSANAALAATGHELWDTVPAVATPHGWTWHHVVNSRRLELIPVEVKALLRHHGGIATTRVDQNKRGTRPLQETRPAHFGLPKSAVAVTESQVQGVEEDLGYRLPGAYRSFLKAAGGSAPVGAALDAELGLLVDQPFFTVRDEAAVNDLVYVNKCLRDHLTKDYLGVGFVQGGLLAVKVKGGGIGSVWFCAYDDARDVDPALPPAERVERLLLPCGADFDVFLSRLAGNPPELETVANLMVDGGFARSVAVAGE
- a CDS encoding YwqJ-related putative deaminase, producing MTIMNTTQTGPHTGPHTGRTTGTNTSPHAGANGDPRIGWSSAERPHAPALRHRRDGILPTVAAALSVRGATLTSTAARGDQAPPLHPLVQDFLDTLGSDRRDRFTGRCAETMLISRHIAAADEARSKRAARKPMTNGEARRALKQAKLTARRIREDGDPLHGSFAAPCRACTALSAHFGVRIVDPTANGG
- a CDS encoding SUKH-3 domain-containing protein translates to MHPDRTNSTRFPVPVDAVLRAAGWQPGRWDIKQAEIWADALREHTSPAGHRHAVFPAAVEAWAEFGGLHLTPTGPGRQVAPAHLHLNPLHGLHMARTLADLGRALDTEVCPLGAETDTQALLAIDTDGRVYALDHTGDWYLGPDIDQALAGLVSGIEPARLTAG
- a CDS encoding histidine kinase, producing the protein MTTTGEDTTAAQTGPWWWSRWRSAVLDVGLASASAVECAFEGVRFAEDAGIPMAAGIVFGVLAGSVLVVRRKWPIAVVLVSIAITPAQMGYLMGIVGLYTLAASELPRRIIGSLAGMSLVGMLIVMFVRVRQDMAHGELDLGDWFVPFASITTAIGMTAPPLLLGLYVGARRRLMESLRERADDLERELQLLAERAEERAEWARGEERTRIAREMHDVVAHRVSLMVVHAAALQAVARKDPEKAVKNAALVGDMGRQALTELREMLGVLRSGDGLGRQQRTPVPLVAVGVAAAAAASRVADEAEGPCLDDLETLIGQSAEAGMAVDLSVEGDVRSYAAQIEQTAFRVVQEALTNVHKHAAGAKTHVRLAHRVSEIAMQVENEPPPEVSALTSARLPSGGNGLVGMKERVSALGGVFVSGPTEAGGFRVSAVIPAV
- the glmU gene encoding bifunctional UDP-N-acetylglucosamine diphosphorylase/glucosamine-1-phosphate N-acetyltransferase GlmU translates to MSAIRPAAVVVLAAGEGTRMKSATPKVLHEICGRTLVGHVLAAARELDPENLVVVVGHAREKVTAHLAGTDTDVRTAVQAQQNGTGHAVRMALEELGGRVDGTVVVVCGDTPLLTGETLNSLAATHSEDGNAVTVLTAQVPDATGYGRIVRDEVSGAVTGIVEHKDASEAQRAIREINSGVFAFDGQLLADALGKVRTDNSQGEEYLTDVLGILREAGHRVGACVAADHREIAGINNRVQLSEARRILNDRLLTAAMLSGVTVVDPATTWVDVTVTFGQDAVVHPGTQLQGATHVGEGAEVGPNSRLRDTVVDAGARVDNTVSDRAHIGAGATVGPFAYLRPGTRLGAKGKIGTYVETKNASIGEGTKVPHLSYVGDATIGEYTNIGAASVFVNYDGQDKHHTTVGSHCRTGSDNMFVAPVTVGDGAYTAAGSVITKDVPPGSLAVARGQQRNIEGWVARKRPGSAAAKAAEAASREGASED
- a CDS encoding ribose-phosphate diphosphokinase, translated to MTGIKTTGEKKMMFFSGRAHPELAEEVAQQLGVGVVPTKAFDFANGEIYVRYQESARGADCFVIQSHTAPINQWIMEQLIMIDALKRASARSITVIVPFYGYARQDKKHRGREPISARLIADLMKTAGADRILTVDLHTDQIQGFFDGPVDHLFALPLLADYVGRKVDRNKLTVVSPDAGRVRVADRWCDRLGAPLAIVHKRRDKDVANQVTVHEVVGEVKGRVCVLVDDMIDTGGTICAAADALFAHGAEDVIVTATHGVLSGPAADRLKNSRVSEFVFTNTLPTPGELGRDLDKLTVLSIAPTIASAVREVFEDGSVTSLFDEQ